One genomic segment of Vibrio fluvialis includes these proteins:
- a CDS encoding efflux RND transporter permease subunit, translating into MDKRLGISGRIAAAFQNSAMTPLLALVGLLMGLFAVIITPKEEEPQIDVTFADVYIPFPGATPAEVESLVTTPAEQIVSEIQGIDKIYSFSQPDGAMIVAIFKVGVSRNDAVVRIYNKLYSNKDWMPQGVGVGEPIIKPKGIEDVPIVNITLSDQSGHYDQQQLTQVAHGLETELKRIKGTRDIYTVGGHNTIVDVRLDPAKMNSFGITIDQLNQSIPSANARSTVLELTSDNQTLPLQIGQFLTHVEDVKQLVVGVHNGLPVYLEDIAAVGLGVNTATQNVWTSDKNGIYPAVTLAIAKKSGENAVDVAKAVETRVVELQNQLIPHGIKVEITRDYGKTAADKSNTLIGKLAFATTAVVILVLLTMGWREAIVVGLAVIVTLMNTLFASWAWGFTLNRVSLFALIFSIGILVDDAIVVVENIHRHMSMGKRKLAELIPPAVDEVGGPTILATLTVIAALLPMAFVSGLMGPYMSPIPINASMGMLISLAVAFVVSPWLAGHLLKPAQHDSEGKAANSVFHRIMTPFVTAKHQTRNRFMLLLAVLALIAGSVSLPVFEAVVLKMLPFDNKSEFQVVLDMPEGTSLEHTQRVLFDMGQELNKVPEVTGYQIYAGTAAPINFNGLVRHYFMREQANQGDIQVNLVGRKERDRDSHEIASSIRPVLNKVALKFGGKVKVVEVPPGPPVWSPILAEVYGPTPEIRHQAARQVRQIFRETQDIVDVDMYLPESHQKWQVNIDRSKAARLAVPYSAIVDALATAVGGKPVTYLHSEHNKYPIPVQIQASETAKVRLEQVLNMNVSSQSGQAYALSELVSVKQTRMEDYIVHKNMVPMVMVVGDMTGDIDSPLYGMFTIGSTLDQQMNLEQYYIHQPDGLSGVAVLWDGEWTITYETFRDMGIAYAVGMILIYLLVVAQFKSYLVPLIIMAPIPLTIIGVMPGHAMLGAQFTATSMIGMIALAGIIVRNSILLVDFINQQVEQGVAFSEAVIQSAAVRAKPIMLTALAAMIGAMFILDDPIFNGLAISLIFGIFVSTILTLLVIPVLYYVVMKKRFELQQ; encoded by the coding sequence ATGGACAAACGACTCGGTATTTCGGGTCGCATCGCTGCGGCCTTTCAAAATTCGGCCATGACGCCTTTGTTGGCGTTGGTTGGCCTGCTCATGGGATTGTTTGCGGTTATCATCACGCCAAAAGAGGAAGAACCTCAAATCGATGTGACGTTCGCCGATGTCTATATTCCGTTTCCCGGAGCAACACCTGCAGAAGTGGAGAGTCTGGTTACAACTCCAGCAGAGCAAATCGTCTCTGAAATTCAGGGTATCGATAAAATCTATTCCTTTTCCCAGCCCGATGGCGCCATGATCGTCGCCATCTTTAAGGTTGGCGTATCGCGCAATGATGCGGTGGTGCGCATCTATAACAAGCTCTATTCCAACAAAGACTGGATGCCGCAAGGTGTGGGCGTCGGGGAACCCATTATCAAGCCAAAAGGCATTGAAGATGTCCCGATCGTAAATATCACGTTGTCTGACCAATCTGGTCACTATGACCAGCAACAGCTCACTCAGGTCGCGCATGGGTTGGAAACGGAACTCAAGCGTATTAAAGGCACGCGCGACATCTACACCGTGGGCGGGCACAACACCATTGTCGATGTGCGTCTGGATCCTGCGAAAATGAACAGTTTTGGTATCACTATCGATCAGCTCAATCAGAGTATTCCGTCTGCGAATGCTCGTTCAACGGTGTTGGAACTGACCAGTGATAATCAGACCTTGCCGCTGCAAATCGGTCAGTTTTTGACGCATGTTGAGGATGTCAAACAGTTGGTGGTTGGCGTGCACAATGGTCTGCCTGTTTACTTGGAAGATATCGCGGCCGTTGGGCTGGGCGTAAACACCGCAACCCAGAATGTCTGGACCAGTGATAAGAACGGGATCTATCCGGCCGTAACTCTGGCGATTGCTAAGAAGAGTGGTGAAAACGCGGTAGACGTCGCCAAAGCGGTGGAAACTCGTGTGGTTGAGCTGCAAAACCAGCTGATTCCGCATGGCATCAAGGTTGAAATCACCCGTGATTACGGTAAAACCGCCGCAGACAAAAGTAACACCTTGATTGGTAAGCTGGCATTTGCCACCACCGCTGTCGTGATTCTGGTCTTGCTGACTATGGGGTGGCGCGAAGCGATTGTGGTGGGGCTGGCAGTGATCGTGACGTTGATGAACACCCTGTTTGCTTCATGGGCCTGGGGCTTTACCCTCAACCGCGTGTCGCTGTTCGCATTGATCTTTTCCATCGGGATATTGGTTGATGATGCGATCGTGGTGGTGGAGAACATTCACCGTCATATGTCGATGGGTAAACGCAAACTGGCGGAGTTGATTCCGCCTGCAGTTGATGAAGTGGGTGGCCCGACCATTCTGGCAACGCTAACGGTGATCGCCGCTCTGTTGCCGATGGCGTTTGTCAGCGGCTTAATGGGGCCGTATATGAGCCCGATTCCGATCAACGCGTCGATGGGGATGCTCATTTCTCTGGCGGTGGCTTTTGTGGTGTCTCCATGGCTCGCCGGACATCTGTTGAAACCCGCCCAACACGACAGCGAAGGGAAAGCCGCGAATTCCGTATTCCATCGCATTATGACGCCGTTTGTCACCGCCAAACACCAAACTCGTAACCGCTTTATGCTGCTGCTTGCTGTATTGGCACTGATCGCAGGTTCGGTCTCGTTGCCTGTGTTCGAAGCCGTAGTGCTGAAAATGCTGCCGTTTGATAACAAGTCAGAGTTTCAGGTGGTGTTGGATATGCCGGAAGGTACATCACTTGAGCATACTCAGCGCGTGCTGTTTGATATGGGACAGGAACTGAATAAAGTGCCTGAAGTGACTGGCTACCAGATTTATGCAGGTACGGCGGCGCCGATCAACTTCAACGGACTGGTTCGCCACTACTTTATGCGCGAACAAGCCAATCAGGGTGACATTCAAGTCAATTTGGTTGGACGTAAGGAGCGTGACCGCGACAGCCATGAGATTGCCAGTTCGATTCGCCCCGTGCTGAACAAAGTTGCTTTGAAGTTTGGCGGTAAGGTGAAAGTGGTCGAAGTCCCGCCGGGCCCGCCTGTATGGTCACCAATTCTGGCGGAAGTGTATGGTCCGACACCGGAAATTCGCCATCAGGCGGCGCGCCAGGTGCGTCAAATCTTCCGTGAGACTCAGGATATTGTCGATGTCGATATGTATCTGCCGGAATCGCATCAGAAGTGGCAGGTGAATATCGACCGCAGCAAAGCGGCGCGCCTGGCTGTCCCTTACTCAGCCATTGTGGACGCGTTAGCGACGGCTGTGGGTGGTAAGCCTGTCACCTATCTGCACAGTGAACACAATAAGTACCCGATTCCGGTGCAGATCCAGGCGAGTGAAACAGCGAAAGTGCGTCTTGAACAAGTGCTGAACATGAATGTATCCAGCCAGAGCGGACAGGCTTATGCGCTGTCAGAACTGGTCAGTGTCAAACAGACCCGAATGGAAGATTACATCGTGCACAAAAACATGGTGCCGATGGTGATGGTGGTGGGCGATATGACGGGTGACATTGATAGCCCGCTGTACGGCATGTTCACTATTGGTTCTACGCTTGATCAGCAGATGAATCTGGAACAGTACTATATTCATCAACCGGATGGTCTGAGCGGCGTGGCGGTATTATGGGATGGGGAATGGACCATTACCTACGAAACATTCCGTGACATGGGGATTGCCTATGCGGTAGGTATGATTTTGATCTATCTGCTCGTCGTCGCACAGTTTAAATCCTATTTGGTACCGCTCATCATCATGGCGCCGATTCCGCTCACCATTATTGGTGTGATGCCCGGTCATGCCATGCTTGGCGCGCAGTTCACCGCGACATCGATGATCGGCATGATTGCTTTGGCCGGCATCATTGTGCGTAACTCGATTCTGCTGGTGGATTTCATTAATCAACAGGTCGAGCAGGGTGTGGCGTTTTCAGAAGCTGTGATTCAATCCGCGGCGGTGCGGGCAAAACCCATCATGTTGACCGCTCTGGCGGCGATGATTGGCGCGATGTTCATTCTGGACGATCCGATCTTCAACGGTTTGGCTATCAGTCTGATTTTCGGGATTTTTGTTTCGACAATATTAACCTTGTTGGTTATTCCCGTCCTATACTATGTGGTGATGAAAAAACGCTTTGAACTTCAGCAATGA
- a CDS encoding efflux RND transporter periplasmic adaptor subunit — protein sequence MKWLTLSIMAALSQSGLAHAETVNNVFTVKSEPMPQVIQLDGVVEPVNQGTVAAQTSGRVIGVFVDVNDHVTQGQVLLEISDVQQSASLDAAQAQLASALAQNREAQAQVNRYRQLFPKGAISRDQMDSAEARARSAAASVKSAQAAVAQAKESLGYTNITAPYAGVVTQRHVELGETVAPGTPLISGFSLEKLRVETDIPQRYQDKVKREAQFHVLAPSGDAVMPTDYSLFSYADPQSHNFKIRLSLPDNTPLLVPGMWVKTDFQYSSRDVLLVPSSAVIRRAELSAVYRIVNDARMLNPIRLGQTYGDYVEVLSGLEPGDVIATTVLAAEGQ from the coding sequence ATGAAATGGTTAACTTTGAGTATCATGGCAGCACTGAGCCAATCGGGTCTGGCGCATGCCGAAACAGTAAACAATGTCTTTACCGTCAAATCGGAGCCAATGCCGCAGGTGATTCAGCTGGATGGGGTCGTGGAGCCTGTTAATCAGGGCACGGTGGCCGCACAAACCTCCGGTCGGGTGATTGGTGTGTTTGTTGATGTGAATGATCACGTTACGCAAGGTCAGGTCTTGCTGGAAATCAGTGATGTTCAGCAATCGGCATCGTTAGACGCCGCGCAGGCGCAACTGGCAAGTGCGCTGGCACAAAACCGCGAAGCGCAGGCTCAGGTCAACCGCTATCGCCAGTTGTTTCCCAAAGGCGCGATCTCGCGCGATCAAATGGATTCCGCCGAAGCGCGCGCGCGCAGCGCAGCAGCGTCGGTGAAATCGGCCCAGGCAGCGGTCGCGCAGGCTAAAGAGTCGCTCGGCTACACCAACATTACGGCGCCGTATGCCGGCGTGGTGACGCAGCGCCATGTTGAACTGGGCGAAACGGTGGCGCCGGGAACGCCGCTGATCAGCGGTTTTTCACTGGAAAAACTCAGAGTTGAAACCGACATTCCCCAGCGTTATCAGGATAAAGTGAAACGGGAGGCGCAGTTCCATGTTCTCGCGCCATCCGGTGACGCGGTGATGCCGACCGATTACAGCCTGTTCAGTTATGCCGACCCCCAATCCCACAATTTCAAAATTCGCTTATCGTTGCCGGACAACACGCCGCTGTTGGTACCAGGTATGTGGGTCAAAACCGATTTTCAATACAGCAGCCGGGACGTACTGTTGGTGCCGAGCTCCGCGGTCATTCGCCGCGCGGAACTGAGCGCTGTTTATCGCATCGTCAACGATGCGCGAATGCTGAATCCGATTCGCCTTGGTCAAACATACGGAGACTACGTTGAAGTTCTGTCGGGCTTAGAACCCGGGGATGTAATCGCAACCACGGTATTAGCAGCAGAAGGGCAATGA
- a CDS encoding YeeE/YedE family protein has product MNNVLFRLTSLFAGLLFGLGMVISGMADPAKVLGFLDVAGDWDPSLMFVMGGALMVFMPAYFFLIKPKSKPVNAEKFCLATNQSLDSRLISGAAIFGIGWGLAGICPGPALSSLALGNPGVWIFFASMMVGLGTTNLLICVKNNRESQTQTA; this is encoded by the coding sequence ATGAATAATGTTTTGTTTCGATTAACGTCTCTGTTTGCTGGGCTGTTGTTTGGTTTGGGTATGGTGATTTCAGGCATGGCAGATCCTGCGAAAGTGTTGGGCTTTCTTGATGTCGCCGGTGATTGGGATCCGAGTTTAATGTTTGTCATGGGCGGCGCATTGATGGTGTTTATGCCGGCTTATTTCTTCCTGATCAAACCGAAAAGTAAACCTGTTAATGCCGAAAAGTTTTGTCTGGCGACCAATCAGTCTCTGGATTCACGTCTGATAAGTGGGGCGGCGATTTTCGGTATTGGTTGGGGGTTAGCTGGTATCTGCCCGGGACCGGCCTTATCAAGCCTTGCGCTGGGTAATCCGGGAGTTTGGATCTTTTTCGCATCAATGATGGTTGGCTTAGGTACGACCAACTTATTGATCTGCGTTAAAAATAACCGAGAGAGTCAAACACAGACCGCTTAA
- a CDS encoding YeeE/YedE family protein encodes MTFTMPWESLLGGVLLGISATVMLLMNGKIAGISGILTGLLTPKSRDFAWRLLFAVGMVSGGVLGVLAFGSHIPTEFNASSLLLAVAGLLVGIGTRLGNGCTSGHGICGIGRLSKRSIVATCVFMVVAAVTVFVRLHLV; translated from the coding sequence ATGACGTTTACCATGCCTTGGGAATCCCTGCTAGGAGGCGTGCTATTGGGTATTTCAGCGACAGTGATGTTGCTCATGAACGGAAAAATCGCGGGTATCAGCGGTATTCTAACCGGACTGTTGACGCCCAAGTCGCGTGATTTTGCGTGGCGCTTGTTGTTTGCGGTCGGCATGGTGTCCGGCGGCGTTTTAGGTGTATTGGCATTTGGCAGCCACATTCCGACGGAATTTAACGCCAGTTCTCTGCTATTGGCTGTTGCGGGTCTGTTGGTTGGTATTGGCACCCGTTTAGGAAATGGCTGTACGAGTGGCCATGGCATCTGTGGCATTGGCCGTTTGTCTAAGCGTTCGATAGTCGCGACGTGTGTCTTTATGGTTGTTGCCGCGGTTACAGTCTTTGTACGTCTGCACCTTGTTTAA
- a CDS encoding ArsR/SmtB family transcription factor produces MEAVNIDQMKSNAVEVSELLKIMAHPERLMVLCQLTKGEVGVGQLQQSSSLSQSAFSQHLTVLRKHELIKARKESQQVFYSLADSRVAQLIQSLQTVFCG; encoded by the coding sequence ATGGAAGCCGTCAATATTGATCAAATGAAGTCCAATGCGGTGGAAGTGTCTGAGCTATTGAAAATCATGGCTCACCCTGAACGTTTGATGGTGCTGTGCCAACTCACCAAAGGTGAAGTGGGGGTCGGGCAGTTGCAGCAGAGTTCGTCACTCAGTCAATCGGCATTTTCTCAGCATTTAACGGTGCTTAGAAAGCACGAGCTGATCAAAGCGCGGAAAGAATCACAACAAGTGTTCTATTCACTCGCCGATTCGCGGGTTGCGCAACTGATTCAAAGCCTTCAAACCGTATTCTGTGGCTAA
- a CDS encoding YgaP family membrane protein translates to MTIDNGVRVIAGSMVLLSLILTFYVHPNFIWLTVFVGVNLIQSAFTGICPAAYFLKKLGFK, encoded by the coding sequence ATGACGATTGATAATGGCGTACGAGTAATCGCGGGCAGCATGGTACTGCTTTCTTTGATTTTGACGTTTTATGTTCACCCGAACTTTATCTGGCTCACCGTGTTTGTCGGGGTGAACCTTATCCAAAGTGCGTTTACAGGGATTTGTCCAGCGGCCTACTTTTTGAAAAAACTTGGGTTTAAATAA
- a CDS encoding FAD-dependent oxidoreductase: MTKIVIIGGVAGGASAAARARRLSEDAQIIMFERGPFVSFANCGLPYHIGGDIKERANLLLQTPESFLARFNVDVRVMNEVVRINRADKTITVRNLFDQSEYEESYDFLLLSPGAGPIVPPIPGLDNPLTHSLRNIPDMDRILETIQMNQPDHATVIGGGFIGLEMMEAFHQLGIKTTLIEMADQVMTPVDREMAGFAHAEIRAKGIDLRLGVALQAVEFKPATSMPSIDSGENIEHQHMNGELDLTLSNGETLTTDILIMAIGVRPETKLAAEAGLQIGELGGIYTNEHMQTSDPNIYAVGDAIEEKDFVTGQSTLVPLAGPANRQGRMAADNMLGRSETYQGTQGTAICKIFDLAVASTGKNEKQLKRAGIEYEKVYVHTASHASYYPGAEIVSFKMLFDPKSGKIFGAQAVGKDGIDKRIDVMAVAQRAGMTVEQLQHLELTYAPPYGSAKDVINQAAFVATNIMKGDAKAIHFDEIDSLTDEQVLLDVRNPGELQNVGYLPGAINIPVDQLRQRMNELPKDKEIIIYCQVGLRGNVAYRQLVNNGFKARNLLGGYRTYLFAKA; this comes from the coding sequence ATGACTAAGATTGTGATTATCGGTGGTGTCGCCGGTGGTGCCTCCGCGGCTGCGCGTGCGCGTCGTTTAAGCGAAGATGCACAAATTATCATGTTTGAACGTGGTCCCTTCGTTTCGTTTGCCAACTGTGGCTTGCCTTATCACATCGGTGGTGACATTAAAGAACGCGCGAATCTACTGCTGCAAACCCCAGAAAGTTTTCTGGCTCGTTTTAATGTTGACGTGCGAGTCATGAATGAAGTGGTTCGTATTAATCGTGCAGATAAAACCATCACCGTACGTAACCTGTTCGATCAATCCGAGTACGAAGAAAGCTACGACTTTCTGTTGCTGAGCCCAGGAGCCGGCCCTATCGTGCCGCCGATCCCGGGTTTGGATAACCCACTCACCCACTCTCTGCGTAACATTCCGGATATGGACCGTATTCTGGAAACCATTCAGATGAACCAGCCTGATCACGCAACGGTCATCGGCGGTGGTTTTATCGGTTTGGAAATGATGGAAGCGTTCCACCAATTGGGTATCAAAACCACATTGATTGAAATGGCCGATCAGGTGATGACACCGGTTGACCGCGAAATGGCTGGTTTTGCCCACGCAGAAATTCGCGCGAAAGGCATCGACTTGCGTCTGGGTGTAGCGCTGCAAGCGGTAGAGTTCAAACCAGCCACCTCAATGCCAAGCATTGATTCCGGTGAAAATATCGAACATCAACACATGAACGGTGAGCTCGACCTGACATTGAGCAATGGAGAAACACTGACCACCGATATTCTGATCATGGCGATTGGTGTGCGCCCAGAAACCAAACTCGCCGCTGAAGCAGGCCTGCAAATTGGCGAGCTGGGGGGTATTTATACCAACGAACACATGCAAACCAGCGATCCAAACATTTATGCCGTTGGCGACGCAATTGAAGAAAAAGACTTTGTGACGGGTCAATCGACCTTAGTGCCACTGGCTGGCCCTGCCAACCGTCAAGGTCGTATGGCCGCAGACAACATGCTTGGTCGCAGCGAAACCTATCAAGGCACTCAAGGTACCGCGATCTGTAAGATCTTCGACTTGGCTGTTGCTTCAACAGGTAAAAACGAGAAGCAACTCAAGCGTGCGGGTATCGAATACGAAAAAGTCTACGTTCATACTGCGAGCCACGCAAGCTACTATCCTGGTGCTGAAATTGTGTCATTCAAAATGCTGTTCGACCCGAAATCAGGCAAGATTTTCGGCGCTCAGGCCGTGGGTAAAGATGGCATCGACAAACGCATCGACGTCATGGCGGTTGCGCAGCGTGCTGGTATGACTGTTGAGCAGCTGCAACATCTTGAGCTGACTTACGCGCCGCCTTACGGCAGTGCAAAAGACGTGATCAACCAAGCAGCATTTGTCGCCACCAACATCATGAAAGGTGATGCAAAAGCGATTCACTTTGATGAAATCGACAGCCTCACCGATGAACAAGTGTTGCTCGATGTGCGTAATCCGGGCGAACTGCAAAATGTCGGTTATCTGCCAGGCGCCATCAACATTCCGGTTGACCAACTGCGTCAGCGCATGAACGAACTGCCAAAAGACAAAGAAATCATCATCTACTGTCAGGTCGGTTTGCGCGGCAACGTCGCTTATCGCCAACTCGTCAACAACGGCTTTAAAGCACGCAACTTGCTCGGTGGTTACCGTACCTACCTGTTTGCCAAAGCCTAA
- a CDS encoding GNAT family N-acetyltransferase, producing the protein MENRVTIRKASKEDSGKIFKLIEQKAEFDRSMKGFDGKISTSIAKIERTLFGDYPFAHVLLIERESEVVGFALYHYRYSSFSGQPSIWLDDLLILGQHRSHGYGHALMQALKREAQASLASHIAWTASPHNQKAHEFYTRLGADIERMDGQRPYFRWPMPSKHGAGK; encoded by the coding sequence ATGGAGAACAGAGTGACAATCAGGAAAGCGTCCAAAGAAGACTCAGGCAAAATATTCAAACTCATTGAGCAAAAAGCGGAATTCGACCGCAGTATGAAAGGATTTGACGGTAAAATCTCAACCAGCATAGCGAAAATAGAACGCACGCTATTTGGCGACTATCCGTTTGCTCATGTCTTATTGATAGAACGTGAGAGCGAGGTAGTGGGTTTTGCGCTGTATCACTATCGCTATTCTTCGTTTAGCGGCCAGCCATCGATTTGGCTTGATGACCTGTTGATCCTTGGGCAACATCGCTCTCATGGATATGGTCATGCACTCATGCAGGCGTTGAAGCGCGAAGCTCAGGCATCGCTGGCGTCTCACATTGCATGGACCGCCAGCCCGCACAACCAAAAAGCGCATGAGTTTTATACACGATTGGGCGCTGACATTGAGCGAATGGATGGCCAGCGCCCCTACTTTCGTTGGCCCATGCCCAGCAAACACGGAGCGGGAAAATAA
- a CDS encoding DHCW motif cupin fold protein, translated as MALFGFVWSSILNNYLADHWCAKGHILLCLSGELTTELDDGRIYVLKPGMSYQVADQAEAHRSSTKHGATLFIVD; from the coding sequence TTGGCCCTATTCGGGTTCGTATGGTCGAGTATTCTGAATAACTATCTTGCCGATCACTGGTGTGCGAAAGGACATATTCTGCTTTGTCTGTCAGGAGAACTCACAACCGAACTCGACGATGGACGTATTTATGTCCTCAAGCCGGGAATGAGTTATCAAGTTGCTGATCAGGCGGAAGCTCATCGTTCATCGACCAAACATGGGGCAACATTGTTTATCGTCGATTGA
- a CDS encoding LysR family transcriptional regulator, which translates to MRHLKAFHVFHVAAQSASFTQAADTLHITHGAVSKQIKTLETYLGVPLFIKQGRHVVLTQEGMELRAFTSQAFSSLEKGVEQLRTTRLPHLEVSCEPTLTMRWLMPRMSQFHQQTSGDVRLSTAGGPVNLGSQGYHLAIRRDDFELTQPYQKQTLVAEWVGPVMSPQYWQSVQTKQQAMTLLHSQTRPLAWQEWLEERSCEFTDAAEQTFEHFYFCLQAAQDGLGAAIGSYPLVMDEIERGRLVAPFGFRLSGHDYVLLRQQRDETALERQFIEWLKQTMALSVPRENV; encoded by the coding sequence ATGAGGCATCTCAAGGCTTTTCACGTTTTTCATGTGGCAGCGCAAAGCGCGAGCTTTACTCAGGCGGCAGATACCCTGCACATTACTCACGGAGCCGTGAGTAAACAGATCAAAACTTTAGAAACCTATTTGGGTGTCCCCTTGTTTATCAAGCAGGGGCGTCATGTCGTGCTCACGCAAGAGGGCATGGAACTCAGAGCATTTACCAGCCAGGCATTCAGCTCTTTAGAGAAGGGTGTGGAACAGTTGCGCACAACACGTTTGCCGCATTTGGAAGTGTCTTGTGAACCGACTTTAACCATGCGCTGGCTGATGCCGCGTATGAGCCAATTCCATCAGCAAACGAGTGGCGATGTCAGGCTTTCGACCGCTGGCGGACCTGTGAATCTCGGTTCTCAAGGATATCATTTAGCGATTCGTCGCGATGATTTTGAGCTGACTCAGCCTTATCAGAAACAAACGCTGGTAGCCGAGTGGGTGGGGCCAGTGATGTCACCACAATATTGGCAAAGCGTTCAAACAAAACAGCAGGCGATGACTTTATTGCATAGTCAGACCCGCCCCTTAGCTTGGCAAGAGTGGTTAGAAGAGCGATCTTGTGAGTTTACCGACGCCGCAGAGCAAACCTTCGAACACTTCTACTTTTGTTTGCAAGCCGCACAAGATGGACTGGGCGCCGCCATCGGTTCCTATCCGTTGGTGATGGATGAAATTGAACGCGGCCGGTTAGTTGCACCGTTTGGTTTTCGCCTCTCTGGACACGACTATGTGTTGCTGCGTCAGCAGCGCGATGAAACGGCATTGGAACGGCAGTTTATCGAATGGCTCAAACAGACGATGGCGTTATCGGTGCCAAGGGAAAACGTTTAA
- a CDS encoding LysE family translocator, with protein MDIFTLAIVGLLIVISPGADFVLVLKNSLSHGRRAGMFSALGISLAITVHIGYSLLGISYLISHNETLFNLIKYSGAVYLVYLGIKGIFSANTNTVITAEQDCHLPGYRYFAQGFLCNVLNPKTMLFFLSIFSQVISADDSSSVYALTYGAYMIILHGLWFALVATLMTSAALQQKLQRIKPLINKACGVGLVSFGAALALKA; from the coding sequence ATGGATATTTTCACACTCGCTATTGTGGGTCTGCTTATTGTTATCAGCCCAGGTGCTGACTTCGTCTTAGTATTGAAGAACAGCCTATCACATGGTCGCCGTGCAGGCATGTTCAGCGCTCTGGGCATCAGCCTTGCGATTACCGTTCACATTGGTTATTCACTGCTTGGAATCAGTTACCTAATTTCACACAATGAGACACTTTTTAATCTCATCAAATATTCAGGTGCCGTCTACCTGGTTTACTTGGGAATCAAAGGCATATTCTCGGCAAACACCAATACGGTCATCACCGCAGAGCAGGACTGCCATTTACCCGGCTATCGTTATTTCGCTCAGGGCTTTTTGTGCAATGTTCTCAATCCGAAAACCATGCTTTTTTTCCTCAGCATTTTCAGCCAAGTGATTTCTGCTGACGATTCATCGTCTGTGTATGCGCTGACTTATGGCGCTTACATGATTATTCTGCACGGACTGTGGTTTGCATTGGTGGCGACGTTGATGACATCAGCCGCGCTGCAACAAAAGTTGCAACGCATCAAACCGCTGATCAACAAAGCATGTGGAGTGGGATTAGTGTCGTTTGGCGCTGCATTAGCACTCAAAGCCTGA
- a CDS encoding GGDEF domain-containing response regulator, with amino-acid sequence MLGSGSSMRILLVDDIQLERMQLAIRLKQLGHSVEVASSGRDALDIYPRFEPELILLDVSMPDMDGFEVSQEIRRRYDEEWIPIIFLSSHDEPSMIARAIESGGDDYLIKPVDKMVLNSKLLAMQRIANMRRELKRTSAKLEELNRILQHQANEDGLTQVFNRRFMDEKLREMISWHGRHEMSLSVILFDVDHFKPFNDNYGHIEGDRCLHTIAQAANKLFCRSGEFVGRYGGEEFLILLTNTDVEGARAAAERIQDSIEHIHYPHAFSAIADHVTISQGVVTVTPDGHETLAQVYEKADSALYQAKTNGRNCYVISESSFA; translated from the coding sequence ATGTTAGGTTCCGGCTCATCCATGAGGATATTACTGGTTGATGACATTCAACTGGAGCGGATGCAACTCGCGATTCGCCTCAAGCAATTAGGCCATTCTGTCGAGGTCGCGTCGAGTGGACGGGATGCATTGGATATTTATCCGCGTTTTGAACCTGAACTGATCCTGCTCGATGTTTCGATGCCAGATATGGACGGTTTTGAAGTCTCTCAGGAAATTCGTCGTCGTTATGATGAGGAGTGGATTCCCATCATTTTTCTCAGTAGCCACGATGAACCTTCGATGATCGCCCGCGCGATTGAATCAGGTGGCGATGACTATCTGATTAAACCCGTTGATAAAATGGTGCTCAACTCTAAGTTGCTGGCGATGCAACGCATTGCCAACATGCGTCGAGAACTGAAGCGCACCAGTGCGAAGCTCGAAGAACTCAATCGTATTTTGCAGCATCAGGCCAACGAAGATGGCCTGACTCAGGTCTTTAACCGCCGCTTTATGGATGAAAAACTGCGCGAAATGATTTCGTGGCATGGTCGTCACGAAATGTCCTTGAGCGTCATTCTGTTTGACGTCGATCACTTCAAACCCTTCAACGATAATTACGGCCACATCGAAGGGGACCGCTGCCTGCACACTATTGCGCAAGCGGCGAATAAACTGTTTTGTCGTAGTGGTGAATTTGTTGGTCGCTACGGTGGCGAAGAGTTCCTGATTCTGCTGACAAATACCGATGTTGAAGGCGCCCGCGCAGCGGCGGAGCGCATTCAAGATTCAATCGAACACATTCATTATCCGCATGCATTCAGTGCGATTGCGGATCACGTAACCATATCGCAAGGTGTGGTGACGGTAACACCAGATGGCCATGAAACGCTGGCGCAGGTGTATGAAAAAGCCGACAGCGCACTCTATCAGGCTAAAACGAATGGCCGCAATTGCTACGTTATTTCAGAAAGCAGTTTTGCTTAA